The following are from one region of the Methanobrevibacter sp. genome:
- a CDS encoding acyltransferase — MVKFLGKVGSNNETRNYSIPRFPPSENIKFGVNYREGSRPPIIGNNHIIRSNSIIYNDVVIGNNFKTGHNVVIRENTNIGDDVLIGTNTVIEGDVVIGDNVSIQSNVYIPTNTIIEDNVFIGPCACFTNDKYPVRVNYELQGPKIRRGASIGGNTTFLSNVEVCEGAIVAAGAIVIHSVPPFYLAIGTPAKIKPLPDHLRVPNMI, encoded by the coding sequence ATGGTTAAGTTTTTAGGAAAGGTTGGAAGTAATAACGAAACTAGAAATTATAGCATTCCAAGGTTTCCTCCATCTGAAAACATAAAGTTTGGAGTGAACTATAGGGAAGGTTCCAGACCGCCGATTATAGGCAATAACCACATCATTCGTTCAAATTCCATTATTTACAATGATGTTGTAATTGGAAATAACTTTAAAACCGGCCATAATGTTGTAATCAGGGAAAATACAAACATTGGAGATGATGTCCTTATCGGAACAAACACCGTGATTGAAGGTGATGTTGTAATAGGAGACAACGTAAGTATCCAGTCAAACGTTTACATTCCTACAAACACCATCATAGAAGACAATGTTTTTATTGGTCCTTGTGCTTGTTTTACCAATGACAAATATCCTGTACGTGTAAATTATGAATTGCAGGGCCCTAAAATAAGAAGGGGAGCTTCAATAGGTGGAAATACTACTTTTTTATCAAACGTTGAGGTTTGTGAGGGAGCTATTGTAGCTGCAGGGGCTATTGTGATACACAGCGTACCTCCATTTTATTTAGCTATCGGAACTCCTGCAAAAATCAAGCCATTGCCTGATCATCTTAGAGTTCCAAACATGATTTAG
- a CDS encoding rubredoxin, producing the protein MKWKCKICGYVYDEEEGEPDRGIEAGTKFEDLPDSYKCPICGAAKSMFVEIE; encoded by the coding sequence ATGAAATGGAAATGTAAAATTTGTGGATATGTGTATGATGAAGAAGAAGGTGAGCCTGACAGAGGAATCGAAGCAGGTACCAAATTTGAAGATCTTCCAGACTCATACAAATGCCCTATTTGTGGTGCAGCTAAAAGTATGTTTGTCGAAATTGAATAA
- the rd gene encoding rubredoxin, whose product MATYICKVCGYVYDPANGDANAGIEAGTSFEDLPDDWVCPLCGVGKEQFEEQ is encoded by the coding sequence ATGGCAACTTATATTTGTAAAGTATGTGGATATGTATACGACCCTGCAAATGGAGATGCAAACGCTGGAATTGAAGCTGGAACTTCTTTTGAAGACTTACCAGATGATTGGGTTTGCCCATTATGCGGTGTAGGAAAAGAACAATTTGAAGAACAATAA
- a CDS encoding rubredoxin yields MQKWRCKKCGYVYDPEEGAPGFKIGTAFEDLPDSFKCPTCGATKPFFRKMRD; encoded by the coding sequence ATGCAGAAATGGAGATGTAAAAAGTGCGGGTATGTATATGACCCGGAAGAAGGAGCTCCTGGATTTAAAATTGGAACTGCCTTTGAAGATTTACCCGATTCCTTCAAATGTCCAACCTGTGGAGCGACAAAACCGTTTTTCAGAAAAATGAGAGATTAA
- a CDS encoding YigZ family protein, whose product MKTIAKESQSEIKIKKSQFICRLFPTNTKAESKEIIQKISEIYSDATHNCTAYITIDGEGYDDNGEPSGTAGKPMLNALRKNDLHNITAIVTRYFGGIKLGAGGLVRAYGKSVLEAINNSEIVEIELYDIYTINFEYADMKIVEKEIRENGLFVINKEFKEKVSYEVISAKNIDIKNLFKKFSSKINVKYKNREPLKKIEN is encoded by the coding sequence ATGAAAACAATAGCTAAAGAAAGTCAAAGCGAAATCAAAATAAAAAAATCGCAGTTTATCTGCAGACTATTCCCAACAAACACCAAGGCCGAGAGCAAGGAAATAATCCAAAAGATATCTGAAATTTATTCCGATGCCACCCACAATTGCACCGCCTACATAACAATAGATGGGGAAGGTTATGACGACAACGGGGAACCTAGCGGAACAGCCGGAAAGCCCATGCTCAATGCATTGAGAAAAAATGACCTCCACAACATCACAGCTATTGTAACTCGTTATTTTGGAGGAATAAAACTAGGTGCCGGAGGTCTTGTAAGGGCATATGGGAAATCTGTTTTGGAAGCCATCAACAACAGTGAAATCGTTGAAATCGAATTGTATGACATATATACAATTAATTTTGAATATGCTGACATGAAAATTGTGGAAAAAGAAATCAGGGAAAACGGGTTATTTGTAATAAATAAAGAATTTAAAGAAAAAGTCAGCTATGAAGTGATAAGTGCCAAAAATATAGATATTAAAAATCTTTTTAAAAAGTTTTCATCAAAAATAAATGTCAAATACAAAAACAGAGAACCTTTAAAGAAAATTGAGAATTAA
- the arfB gene encoding 2-amino-5-formylamino-6-ribosylaminopyrimidin-4(3H)-one 5'-monophosphate deformylase — protein sequence MVELRLSAGNIHNPDIHKIGIIALGSHLENHGPALPIDTDAKIAAYIALEASLKCGAKFLGIIYPAHELDEINHGKHVSLEELRDNIISTLNSAKEYLGIEKAIIVNAHGGNIPITTELATIEDETGLIIILNNKMIDSEGPHGGSGELSMAKVLGIINENEVENQTNLEKYEEVGLYGFNEARKNDPNIEAGAMDVKENGVYVDEVYGKQLLELAINSVIFDTEKLLDF from the coding sequence ATGGTTGAATTAAGACTCTCAGCAGGAAACATACACAATCCAGACATTCATAAAATCGGAATCATTGCCCTTGGATCACATTTGGAAAACCATGGGCCTGCACTTCCAATTGACACTGACGCAAAAATAGCTGCATACATAGCTCTTGAAGCTTCCTTAAAATGCGGTGCTAAATTTTTAGGAATTATATATCCAGCACATGAACTGGATGAGATAAATCACGGAAAGCACGTATCACTGGAAGAGCTAAGGGACAATATCATTTCCACGCTAAACAGTGCAAAGGAATATTTGGGAATTGAGAAGGCGATTATCGTAAATGCCCATGGAGGAAACATTCCAATAACAACAGAATTGGCCACCATTGAAGACGAAACCGGACTGATTATAATTCTCAACAACAAGATGATTGACTCAGAAGGACCTCATGGAGGCAGCGGAGAGCTATCAATGGCAAAGGTTTTGGGAATAATAAACGAGAATGAAGTTGAAAACCAAACCAACTTGGAGAAATATGAAGAGGTTGGCCTATATGGTTTTAATGAAGCTCGTAAAAATGACCCTAACATTGAAGCAGGTGCAATGGATGTAAAAGAAAATGGGGTTTATGTTGATGAAGTATACGGAAAACAACTCTTAGAATTAGCAATCAACTCAGTAATCTTCGACACCGAAAAGTTATTGGATTTTTAA
- a CDS encoding RNA-binding protein produces the protein MKMKVKKRNFLKKKKIKEIKNELGEYSTILENKKNVEILEADPYSFILVDNEPNLIIIDGEYFPTLKAALANEFDAKTVEVDKGAIRFVTNGADVMSPGIVAASDDIEEGDIVLIIDETHKKPLAIGISLITGPEMVENDSGKAIETKHYVGDAIWNFEL, from the coding sequence ATGAAAATGAAAGTAAAAAAAAGAAATTTCTTGAAGAAAAAGAAAATAAAAGAAATTAAAAACGAACTTGGAGAATACAGCACAATTCTTGAAAACAAAAAGAATGTGGAAATTCTAGAAGCAGACCCTTACTCATTCATATTGGTTGACAATGAACCTAACCTAATCATTATTGATGGAGAATACTTCCCAACACTTAAAGCAGCCCTCGCTAATGAATTTGATGCTAAAACCGTGGAAGTGGACAAGGGAGCCATCAGATTCGTAACAAATGGCGCAGATGTTATGAGTCCTGGAATTGTAGCTGCAAGTGATGATATCGAAGAGGGAGATATTGTCCTCATTATTGATGAAACCCACAAGAAACCATTAGCTATTGGAATAAGTTTAATCACCGGTCCAGAAATGGTTGAAAACGATTCCGGAAAGGCAATTGAAACAAAACATTATGTTGGAGATGCAATCTGGAACTTTGAATTGTGA
- a CDS encoding LSm family protein, translating into MSGQNVQRPLDALGKAVNSPVLIKLKGDREFRGILKSFDLHMNLVLNDAEELQDGEVTRRLGVVLIRGDNIVYISP; encoded by the coding sequence GTGAGCGGACAAAATGTTCAAAGACCACTTGATGCATTAGGCAAAGCTGTCAACTCTCCAGTTTTAATAAAACTCAAAGGAGATCGTGAATTTAGAGGAATACTTAAGAGTTTTGACTTACACATGAATTTAGTTCTTAACGATGCAGAAGAATTACAAGATGGAGAAGTTACTAGAAGACTTGGTGTCGTTCTTATTAGAGGAGACAACATTGTTTATATTTCACCATAA
- a CDS encoding 50S ribosomal protein L37e: MSKGTPSMGKKNKKTHIRCRRCGRNTYHLRKKVCASCGFGKSKKLRRYSWQNKKPTTRQRLV, encoded by the coding sequence ATGTCAAAGGGAACTCCATCAATGGGTAAAAAGAATAAAAAGACCCATATAAGATGCAGAAGATGTGGTAGAAACACTTACCACTTACGTAAAAAAGTATGTGCTTCTTGTGGATTTGGTAAATCCAAAAAACTCAGAAGATACAGCTGGCAAAATAAAAAACCAACTACTAGACAAAGATTAGTATAA
- the rnc gene encoding ribonuclease III: MNLFEKFDIVPNNTELYDIAFTHGSYGIEHDVDYNYERLEFLGDSVLNLIVSEYLYNKFPQFEEGKLTKLRANYVCQTALIHYSHELGLDEYLKVYTEENGISNNEILSITADIFESFLGAIFLDQGIEFAKDYISKIIFKYIDEQKIFFFDYKSTIKEYGDAEEAAIEYEVVEEYGVPHDKTFIIRILIDGEEFGVGKGKSKKDAEQDAAKKAMDVLGIELYGR, translated from the coding sequence ATGAATTTATTTGAAAAATTTGACATTGTTCCTAACAACACCGAGCTTTATGACATTGCCTTCACTCATGGCTCATATGGCATAGAGCATGATGTTGACTATAATTATGAAAGGTTGGAGTTTCTTGGAGATTCTGTTTTAAACCTTATTGTTTCCGAGTATCTTTACAATAAATTTCCTCAATTTGAAGAGGGAAAGCTAACCAAGCTCAGAGCTAATTATGTCTGCCAGACCGCTTTGATTCACTATTCTCATGAATTGGGATTGGATGAATATCTGAAAGTCTATACTGAGGAAAACGGAATATCCAACAATGAAATACTGTCAATAACTGCAGATATTTTCGAATCATTTTTAGGAGCAATATTTTTAGATCAGGGAATAGAATTTGCAAAGGATTATATTTCAAAAATCATTTTTAAATACATTGACGAACAGAAAATATTCTTTTTCGACTACAAGTCCACAATCAAGGAGTATGGGGATGCTGAGGAAGCAGCCATAGAATATGAAGTCGTTGAAGAATATGGAGTTCCTCATGATAAAACTTTTATAATTCGTATTTTAATCGATGGCGAGGAATTTGGCGTCGGAAAGGGAAAGAGCAAAAAAGACGCTGAACAGGACGCCGCTAAAAAGGCAATGGATGTATTGGGTATTGAATTGTATGGGAGATAA
- a CDS encoding homoserine O-acetyltransferase translates to MNKESVGLVETKYYDIDGTIELESGATLDDVVVAYETYGELNKEKNNAIFVCHALTGDAHAAGWHEGDEKPGWWEIVIGPGKALDTNRYFIICSNVLGGCKGTTGPSSINPKTGREYARDFPVITIKDMVKVQKKLVDSFGIKELKAVIGGSMGGMQVLQWMVSYPEMVKKAMPIATTARTSPQQIAFNEVGRQSIFSDPNWNNGYYYESGKVPKKGLAVARMVAHITYLSEESMYLKFGRDLQDKDEVTYDLGMDFQVESYLHHQGATFVKRFDANSYLYITKAVDLFDLAIKNSLTDGLNDVDSKVTVVSINSDWLYPIDQGMEIVSALSANDVEVSFAELKSSYGHDAFLLERGQLNYIISRFLSDDRVSDIMTSDVQTIKPTSDIKEAAKLMLDNQVTHLPVVSDDSKLIGIVTSWDLSKAIATNTYSLNDIMTTSVKYCYKQDSIDDVIYKMREDDISCLPVVDDDLKLEGVVTIDQLSHFIPNGSY, encoded by the coding sequence ATGAATAAGGAATCAGTAGGTCTTGTTGAAACCAAATATTATGATATTGATGGAACTATTGAACTTGAAAGTGGAGCTACTCTTGATGACGTTGTTGTAGCATATGAAACTTACGGTGAATTGAATAAGGAAAAAAACAATGCTATTTTCGTCTGTCACGCGTTAACTGGCGATGCCCATGCTGCAGGATGGCATGAGGGCGATGAAAAGCCGGGATGGTGGGAAATTGTAATAGGTCCTGGAAAGGCATTGGACACAAACAGATATTTCATCATATGTTCCAATGTTTTGGGAGGATGTAAAGGAACTACCGGTCCAAGTTCGATCAATCCTAAAACAGGAAGGGAATATGCTCGCGATTTTCCTGTAATAACCATCAAAGACATGGTAAAGGTTCAAAAGAAACTTGTTGATTCTTTTGGAATCAAAGAGCTAAAAGCAGTAATCGGGGGATCCATGGGTGGAATGCAGGTTCTGCAGTGGATGGTTTCCTATCCTGAAATGGTCAAGAAGGCAATGCCGATAGCCACTACCGCACGGACATCACCTCAGCAAATCGCATTTAATGAGGTCGGCCGTCAATCAATATTCTCAGATCCTAACTGGAATAACGGGTACTATTATGAAAGTGGAAAAGTTCCGAAGAAGGGTCTTGCAGTTGCACGTATGGTTGCTCACATCACCTATTTGAGTGAAGAGTCAATGTACCTTAAATTTGGACGTGACCTTCAGGATAAGGATGAGGTGACTTATGATTTGGGTATGGATTTCCAGGTTGAAAGCTATCTTCATCATCAGGGAGCAACCTTTGTTAAACGTTTCGATGCAAACAGTTATCTATACATTACAAAGGCTGTTGATTTGTTTGATTTGGCCATTAAGAATTCCTTAACTGACGGTTTGAACGATGTGGATTCAAAGGTTACTGTTGTATCCATTAATTCGGATTGGCTATACCCGATTGATCAGGGGATGGAGATTGTCAGTGCTTTAAGTGCAAATGATGTTGAAGTATCCTTTGCCGAGCTAAAATCAAGCTATGGGCATGATGCATTTCTTTTGGAAAGGGGTCAGCTCAACTATATAATATCTAGATTTTTGTCTGACGATAGGGTCTCTGATATAATGACAAGTGACGTTCAAACAATCAAGCCTACTTCAGACATTAAGGAAGCTGCAAAATTGATGTTGGATAATCAGGTAACTCATCTTCCTGTTGTCAGCGACGACTCTAAATTAATAGGCATTGTCACCAGCTGGGATCTGTCCAAAGCTATTGCAACAAACACATATTCCTTGAACGATATCATGACAACTTCAGTTAAGTATTGTTATAAGCAGGATTCAATCGACGATGTTATTTATAAGATGAGGGAGGATGACATTTCCTGTTTGCCTGTCGTTGACGACGATTTAAAACTTGAAGGTGTAGTGACAATTGACCAGCTTAGTCATTTCATTCCAAACGGTTCTTATTAG
- a CDS encoding asparagine synthetase B produces MCSIVGLQGKFKGNDLIKLLKDTKNRGPDSTGMLLDDELFLDIDLDDCNDGEYSLGLGQNLLSIFNLGEAESNYQPITNGKLTLVFNGEIYNFKSLANFIRKVHLDEEITTDSYLILRIIEYYYSKESDLLESVKNTLKLLDGDYSFAVWDGENLAIGRDPLGVKPMFYAISDELNGFSSSKYALKQLNFENIETLKPGHILYNWTSTAALDNIAQKQIPIIGDISKQLETKLKLAVLKRVLYLDEVSVIFSGGVDSTLLTLLLKEIAKNKPLKIKLYSVGGENSKDVIASKKLAELLDLPLKIQPITKEIVKENLETVVKLIGENNLMKIGVGMTIYLACKMIHEDSGKVAISGQGADELFAGYNRYLKSYESGKLDEELRHDIENMYHVNLERDDAVSMANGVELRLPFLDKNLVEFALNIPVEYKISNKEDKIRKNILRDLASELGLPDEFAYRAKKAAQYGTGIDKILRKKVLKEVEINNYLK; encoded by the coding sequence ATGTGCTCAATTGTAGGCCTTCAGGGAAAATTCAAAGGAAACGACTTGATAAAACTTTTAAAAGACACTAAAAATAGAGGTCCCGATTCCACTGGAATGCTTTTGGACGATGAACTTTTTTTAGATATTGACTTGGATGACTGTAATGATGGGGAATATTCTTTAGGTTTGGGCCAGAATCTGTTGAGCATTTTTAATTTAGGCGAAGCTGAAAGCAACTATCAGCCAATAACAAATGGGAAATTGACATTGGTTTTTAATGGAGAAATATATAATTTCAAGTCATTGGCGAATTTCATAAGAAAGGTACATTTGGATGAAGAAATAACTACCGACAGCTATCTGATTCTTAGAATCATCGAATATTACTACAGCAAGGAGTCCGATCTTTTGGAGTCTGTGAAAAACACTTTGAAATTGCTTGATGGGGACTATAGCTTTGCTGTGTGGGATGGTGAAAACCTGGCCATCGGCCGTGACCCACTTGGAGTTAAACCCATGTTTTATGCAATAAGTGATGAATTAAATGGATTTTCCAGTTCAAAGTATGCATTAAAACAGCTGAATTTTGAAAATATTGAAACCTTGAAACCGGGACACATATTGTACAACTGGACATCTACAGCTGCACTTGACAATATAGCTCAAAAACAAATTCCAATTATCGGAGACATTTCAAAACAGCTGGAAACAAAGCTCAAATTGGCTGTTTTAAAAAGGGTCCTTTACCTTGATGAAGTTTCAGTAATATTTTCAGGAGGGGTTGACAGTACCCTTCTGACCCTCCTATTAAAGGAAATAGCTAAAAACAAGCCATTGAAAATCAAACTTTATTCTGTAGGTGGAGAAAACTCAAAGGACGTAATAGCAAGCAAGAAGCTGGCTGAACTCCTGGACCTTCCATTGAAAATCCAACCAATTACAAAAGAAATTGTAAAGGAAAACCTGGAAACTGTCGTAAAGCTCATAGGGGAAAACAACCTTATGAAGATTGGAGTGGGAATGACCATATATCTGGCCTGCAAGATGATTCATGAAGACAGTGGAAAAGTAGCCATTTCAGGCCAGGGGGCAGATGAACTATTTGCAGGATACAATCGCTATTTAAAATCATATGAAAGCGGAAAATTAGATGAAGAATTGAGGCATGACATCGAAAACATGTATCATGTCAATCTGGAACGTGACGATGCTGTATCAATGGCAAACGGCGTCGAGCTCAGATTGCCTTTCTTGGACAAGAACCTTGTTGAATTCGCATTGAATATTCCTGTCGAATACAAAATATCCAATAAAGAGGATAAGATCCGTAAGAACATTTTAAGAGATCTTGCATCAGAGCTTGGACTTCCGGACGAATTTGCATACAGGGCCAAGAAGGCAGCCCAATACGGAACCGGAATCGATAAGATCCTTAGAAAAAAAGTTCTTAAAGAAGTTGAAATCAACAATTATCTTAAATAA
- the gatC gene encoding Asp-tRNA(Asn) amidotransferase subunit GatC, whose protein sequence is MEIKEDAEKIVEEFSEKLADIPDLEETWYITDNLNLTRKDEAHEKNPEKILRNARIDKDGNLIVKKADWI, encoded by the coding sequence ATGGAAATTAAAGAAGATGCAGAAAAAATCGTAGAAGAATTTTCAGAAAAATTGGCAGATATTCCAGATTTAGAGGAAACATGGTATATTACAGATAATTTAAATCTCACACGTAAAGATGAAGCTCATGAGAAAAATCCTGAAAAAATCTTAAGAAATGCACGTATTGATAAAGACGGAAATCTTATTGTTAAAAAGGCAGATTGGATTTAA
- a CDS encoding amino acid-binding protein, with amino-acid sequence MRMDLVLAVLDVPGQLVTVLEPISGLGANLVTVIHKRDVKDDKGKIPVQLTLEGKRENLNRVIDKFNELEIPILEMDGIVRKLIVSTILIGHIVDSDIRDTMDKINELDGVYVVGFDIQLNGENKSSALLNIETDVDKKQLVFDRVEEIANEKQLLMINEV; translated from the coding sequence ATGAGAATGGATTTAGTTCTAGCTGTTCTTGATGTTCCTGGACAGTTAGTTACAGTTTTAGAACCTATTAGTGGATTAGGTGCAAATCTTGTTACAGTTATCCATAAAAGAGATGTTAAAGATGACAAAGGCAAAATTCCTGTTCAATTAACTTTAGAAGGAAAAAGAGAAAATCTCAATAGGGTAATTGACAAATTCAACGAGCTTGAAATTCCTATCCTTGAAATGGATGGAATTGTAAGAAAACTGATTGTAAGCACCATTTTAATCGGACACATTGTCGACAGTGACATTAGAGATACCATGGATAAGATCAACGAATTGGATGGTGTTTATGTGGTTGGATTTGATATTCAGCTTAACGGGGAAAACAAATCATCTGCACTTCTTAATATTGAAACCGATGTTGACAAAAAACAGCTAGTTTTTGATAGAGTTGAAGAAATAGCTAATGAAAAGCAATTATTAATGATTAATGAAGTTTAG
- a CDS encoding homoserine dehydrogenase, whose amino-acid sequence MKDCRVIIMGFGAVGQGIAEAISLKKEMIREEYGVDIKIVAAADSSTSAICQDGLDEQLLLETKRETGKLSDYPEYGGEKSNLDVLDSVDYDCLFEATPTNIKDGEPGRSLTLKAFDEGKDVVTSNKGYLALNFGEIIEAAKENDVQFRYEATVGGAMPIINLVKDTLSSCKVFSIVGILNGTTNYILSRMTSEGSSYKDILRESQELGIAETNPEQDVEGIDAACKTVILANSLLGIPATYSDVSVEGISNITSEAIDLAKRDGYLIKLIAEVSPEQLKVSPRLVKEGSAYDVNGTLNMATVKTDLAGDVSVSGLGAGSLETASAMLTDLISILKLKN is encoded by the coding sequence ATGAAAGATTGTAGAGTCATAATTATGGGATTTGGTGCAGTTGGACAAGGAATCGCTGAAGCCATTTCCCTTAAAAAAGAAATGATTAGAGAAGAGTATGGTGTAGATATAAAGATTGTCGCTGCTGCTGACTCTTCCACTTCCGCAATATGTCAAGATGGTTTGGATGAGCAATTGCTTCTTGAAACCAAAAGGGAAACCGGAAAATTAAGTGACTATCCTGAATACGGTGGTGAAAAGTCCAACCTAGACGTTTTGGATAGTGTTGATTATGATTGCCTGTTTGAAGCAACTCCAACCAATATCAAGGATGGTGAGCCTGGAAGAAGCCTTACCTTAAAGGCATTTGATGAAGGGAAGGATGTTGTAACTTCAAACAAGGGATATTTGGCTTTAAACTTTGGAGAGATTATTGAAGCCGCCAAGGAAAACGATGTCCAGTTCAGATATGAGGCAACTGTTGGAGGGGCAATGCCTATAATCAACCTTGTTAAGGACACTCTTTCAAGCTGTAAAGTTTTCTCAATTGTTGGAATTTTAAACGGAACCACCAATTATATTCTTTCAAGGATGACAAGTGAAGGATCTTCTTATAAGGATATTCTCCGTGAATCCCAGGAACTTGGAATTGCTGAGACAAATCCTGAACAGGATGTTGAAGGTATTGATGCTGCATGTAAGACTGTTATTTTAGCTAATTCACTTTTGGGAATTCCTGCGACTTATAGTGATGTTAGTGTTGAAGGTATTTCCAACATCACTTCAGAAGCAATTGATTTGGCTAAAAGGGACGGCTATTTGATAAAGCTCATAGCTGAAGTATCTCCTGAACAGTTGAAGGTATCTCCTCGTCTTGTAAAAGAAGGGAGTGCTTATGATGTAAACGGTACATTAAACATGGCTACCGTTAAAACTGACTTGGCAGGAGACGTTTCCGTAAGCGGTTTAGGTGCTGGTTCTCTTGAAACTGCATCTGCAATGTTAACTGACTTAATTAGTATTTTAAAACTTAAAAACTAA
- a CDS encoding cofactor-independent phosphoglycerate mutase → MKYVIFIPDGSSDYPIDELGGKTPLEVANTPNIDALASKGIGGFTNNVPDKFTPGSDVANMSIFGYDPDGCYTGRGPLEAGSMGIETTPYDIIFRCNTITEEDGKIEDFNAGHITSEEAEVLMEALNEYFNEKYDDFKGKFYPGISYRHLFVYSCENDKDTKILDELETMPPHDIVGEDIEENTLWNDEIAIEIKKIMKESEEILENHEINKKRVAEGKKPANMVWLWGQGTTPALPDFKETYGLDGAVITGVDLLKGIGIFAGLDIIEVPGATGFFDTDYKAKGEYAIEGLKDHDLLLIHVEAPDEAGHAQDIEEKVRAIERIDEFIVGPVLDSLEGQDYKAAILPDHPTPISVGTHTRDNVPIVVYSTTADVSDDVERFTEKEAEKGSFAFKEGFNLINRLINDDFN, encoded by the coding sequence ATGAAATATGTAATTTTTATTCCAGATGGTTCTAGTGATTATCCTATTGATGAGCTCGGTGGTAAAACTCCTTTGGAAGTAGCAAATACTCCAAATATCGATGCTTTGGCCAGTAAGGGTATAGGCGGATTTACAAACAATGTTCCCGATAAGTTTACTCCAGGTTCCGATGTGGCCAATATGAGTATTTTCGGATATGATCCTGATGGCTGCTATACCGGTCGTGGCCCTCTTGAAGCGGGAAGTATGGGTATAGAAACAACTCCTTATGACATAATCTTCAGGTGCAACACAATAACAGAAGAGGATGGCAAAATTGAGGATTTCAATGCAGGCCACATCACATCTGAAGAGGCCGAAGTCTTAATGGAAGCATTAAACGAATACTTCAATGAAAAATATGATGACTTCAAGGGGAAATTTTATCCAGGAATAAGCTACAGGCATTTATTCGTATACTCCTGTGAAAATGATAAGGATACAAAAATTTTGGATGAATTGGAAACAATGCCCCCTCATGACATTGTAGGTGAGGACATTGAAGAAAACACCTTATGGAACGATGAGATAGCTATTGAAATTAAGAAAATCATGAAAGAATCAGAAGAGATTCTTGAAAATCATGAAATCAACAAAAAAAGGGTTGCCGAAGGTAAAAAACCAGCAAATATGGTCTGGTTATGGGGACAAGGAACAACCCCAGCATTACCTGACTTTAAAGAAACATACGGTTTGGATGGAGCTGTAATCACTGGTGTGGACTTGCTTAAGGGAATAGGTATCTTTGCAGGTCTTGACATAATTGAAGTTCCTGGAGCTACAGGTTTCTTTGACACTGATTACAAGGCTAAAGGAGAATATGCTATTGAAGGTTTAAAGGATCATGATCTTCTTTTGATTCATGTTGAAGCACCTGACGAGGCAGGTCATGCTCAAGACATTGAAGAAAAGGTAAGGGCCATTGAAAGAATCGACGAATTCATCGTAGGTCCTGTTCTGGACAGTCTTGAAGGACAGGATTACAAGGCGGCTATTTTGCCTGATCATCCGACACCTATTTCTGTTGGAACACATACTCGTGACAATGTTCCTATAGTGGTCTATTCAACAACAGCTGATGTCAGCGATGATGTTGAAAGATTTACAGAAAAGGAAGCTGAAAAAGGTTCCTTTGCATTTAAAGAAGGATTTAACTTAATTAATAGATTAATTAATGATGATTTTAATTAA